Proteins from a genomic interval of Lycium ferocissimum isolate CSIRO_LF1 chromosome 2, AGI_CSIRO_Lferr_CH_V1, whole genome shotgun sequence:
- the LOC132047478 gene encoding uncharacterized protein LOC132047478, giving the protein MSSPWPFVACGMDVIGSIEPAASNGHRFILVSIDYFTKWVEAISHKSVTKKIVADFVGNHIICRFGVPESVITNNGANLNSHLMKDICEQFKITHRNSIAYWLQMNRAIEASNKNIKRILRKMTDNHKGWHEQLPYAFLGYCTTARTSTGAMPYLLVYGTEAVTPTKVEIPSLRIIQEVKLDNAEWVRARYEQLDLIDEKRMVAVCHGQLYWQRLARAFNKRVRTRLFQIGQLVLKRIFPHQDEYKRKFAPNWQGPYVIRKVLSGGAVVLAEMDGQEWPKPINSDAIKRYYA; this is encoded by the coding sequence ATGAGTTCACCATGGCCTTTCGTCGCCTGCGGCATGGATGTTATTGGATCCATTGAACCTGCAGCCTCGAATGGCCACCGTTTCATTTTGGTTTCCATTGACTATTTCACTAAGTGGGTGGAAGCAATATCCCACAAATCAGTAACAAAGAAAATAGTGGCAGACTTTGTGGGCAACCACATCATATGCAGATTCGGTGTACCCGAGTCCGTTATAACAAACAATGGAGCGAATCTGAATAGCCACCTGATGAAGGATATCTGTGAGCAATTCAAGATCACCCATCGAAACTCAATAGCTTACTGGCTGCAAATGAACAGAGCCATAGAAGCAtccaacaaaaatatcaaaagaatattaaggaagatgaCTGATAACCACAAAGGTTGGCACGAGCAGTTGCCTTATGCCTTTCTGGGATACTGTACTACGGCTAGGACTTCAACAGGAGCAATGCCATATTTGTTGGTCTACGGGACTGAAGCAGTCACACCCACTAAGGTTGAGATACCTTCTCTGAGAATCATTCAGGAAGTGAAGTTGGACAATGCCGAATGGGTTCGAGCTCGTTATGAGCAATTGGATTTGATTGATGAGAAAAGAATGGTCGCCGTCTGTCACGGTCAATTATACTGGCAAAGGTTGGCGAGAGCTTTCAACAAACGAGTCAGAACCAGACTTTTTCAGATTGGGCAATTGGTGCTCAAAAGGATTTTCCCACATCAAGACGAATATAAAAGGAAGTTTGCTCCCAACTGGCAAGGGCCTTACGTAATCCGCAAAGTGCTCTCCGGGGGAGCGGTAGTATTGGCAGAAATGGACGGCCAAGAATGGCCGAAGCCGATTAACTCAGATGCAATCAAGCGCTACTATGCATGA